A single genomic interval of Chloracidobacterium validum harbors:
- a CDS encoding 2,3-bisphosphoglycerate-dependent phosphoglycerate mutase, producing the protein MPHLVLLRHGESQWNLENRFTGWVDVPLSPKGEEEARAAGAKLAGLTFDHLFTSVLQRAIKTAELACAAGGFADLPTSRDQALNERHYGDLQGLNKAETAQQYGDEQVKIWRRSYDVRPPNGESLADTAARVLPYYEAHILPLLKAGKNILIVAHGNSLRALVMHLDQLSPQEVLELNIPTGAPLYYELDANTNVVARRYL; encoded by the coding sequence ATGCCCCATCTCGTGCTGCTTCGCCACGGGGAATCCCAGTGGAATCTCGAAAATCGGTTCACCGGCTGGGTGGATGTTCCACTCTCGCCCAAAGGCGAAGAAGAAGCCCGCGCCGCCGGCGCGAAGCTTGCCGGTTTGACGTTCGACCACCTCTTTACCTCGGTTTTGCAGCGGGCGATCAAAACTGCCGAGCTGGCTTGCGCCGCCGGGGGCTTCGCTGACCTGCCAACCAGCCGTGACCAGGCGCTGAATGAACGGCACTACGGAGACTTGCAGGGTCTCAACAAAGCCGAAACGGCTCAGCAGTATGGCGACGAGCAGGTGAAAATCTGGCGGCGCAGCTACGACGTGCGGCCGCCGAACGGTGAAAGCCTAGCTGATACGGCGGCGCGGGTCTTGCCCTACTACGAGGCGCACATTCTGCCGTTGCTCAAAGCCGGAAAAAACATCCTGATCGTTGCGCATGGCAACAGCCTGCGGGCGCTGGTCATGCATCTCGACCAACTGTCGCCCCAGGAAGTGCTGGAACTCAATATCCCAACTGGCGCGCCGCTCTATTATGAACTCGACGCCAATACCAATGTTGTCGCCCGGCGTTATCTGTAG
- the carA gene encoding glutamine-hydrolyzing carbamoyl-phosphate synthase small subunit, with the protein MLDSLQGYAEQGQVEINNVEAILALEDGRLFYGKSIGASGETTGEVVFNTAMTGYQEVLTDPSYAGQLVTMTCPHIGNYGVNADDTESRQPFVAGFIVHELSVVTSNWRATESLDAYLKRHRIVGIEGIDTRALVRHIRERGALRGVISTSQREPQQLVAQAAAAPSMVGAALAKTVTCATPYTWSATPVSDAGPVGTPWHIVAFDFGIKFNILRRLSSVGCRVTVVPATTTAEDVLRLRPDGLFLSNGPGDPEPLADIAREVRVLAEQLPTFGICLGHQVLALAFGGKTFKLKYGHRGANHPVKHLATGKVEITSQNHGFAVDPDGLPDELEVTHINLNDGTLEGFRHRHLPIFCVQYHPEAAPGPHDASYLFETFAALLPPRSVEAAA; encoded by the coding sequence GTGCTAGACTCCCTGCAAGGCTACGCCGAGCAAGGCCAAGTGGAGATCAATAACGTGGAAGCCATTCTTGCGCTTGAAGACGGGCGCTTGTTTTACGGGAAAAGCATTGGGGCGTCAGGTGAGACGACCGGCGAGGTTGTGTTCAACACGGCCATGACCGGCTACCAGGAAGTGTTGACCGACCCATCCTACGCCGGGCAGCTCGTGACGATGACCTGCCCGCACATTGGCAACTATGGCGTCAACGCGGATGACACTGAGTCGCGGCAACCATTCGTGGCCGGTTTTATCGTGCACGAGCTGTCGGTTGTGACGAGTAACTGGCGGGCTACGGAATCGCTCGATGCCTATTTGAAGCGCCATCGCATCGTGGGGATTGAAGGGATTGATACGCGGGCTTTGGTTCGGCACATCCGTGAACGCGGCGCGCTGCGTGGTGTCATTTCCACGTCGCAGCGCGAACCCCAGCAGCTCGTGGCGCAGGCGGCGGCCGCGCCGAGCATGGTCGGCGCGGCCTTGGCGAAAACCGTGACCTGTGCGACGCCGTACACTTGGTCGGCCACGCCCGTCAGCGATGCCGGGCCAGTCGGCACGCCCTGGCATATCGTGGCTTTCGACTTTGGCATCAAGTTCAACATTCTCCGCCGACTATCGAGTGTTGGCTGCCGCGTGACGGTCGTCCCGGCAACAACGACCGCCGAGGACGTTCTCCGGCTGCGCCCGGATGGTCTGTTTCTGTCCAACGGCCCTGGCGATCCAGAACCCTTGGCGGATATCGCGCGCGAAGTTCGCGTCCTGGCCGAACAGCTACCGACGTTTGGCATCTGTCTTGGGCATCAGGTTTTGGCGTTGGCCTTTGGCGGTAAGACGTTCAAGCTCAAGTATGGCCACCGTGGTGCCAACCATCCAGTCAAACACCTGGCCACTGGAAAAGTCGAGATTACGTCACAAAACCATGGTTTTGCGGTTGACCCGGACGGTCTGCCCGATGAACTCGAGGTCACGCACATCAACCTCAACGACGGCACGCTCGAAGGTTTTCGCCACCGCCACCTGCCGATCTTCTGCGTGCAGTATCACCCGGAAGCCGCGCCTGGACCGCATGATGCGTCATACTTGTTTGAAACGTTTGCCGCGCTCTTGCCACCCCGTTCAGTCGAGGCTGCTGCCTGA
- the hisD gene encoding histidinol dehydrogenase yields the protein MQIVRLDSAEGQARLAAIHHRYAAVADADVTRTVADILRLVRETGDQGLFSLTEKFDGVSLSPQNVRVELALLEKLAEQAPADARTALRLAADNIRSFHELQREYTRVMEQADGVQLIHRIQPLDAVGIYVPGGQAAYPSTVLMTAIPAQVAGVPRLVAVTPAKTFLTQPILAAALVEAGVTEVYTIGGAQAIAALAYGTESIPRVAKIVGPGNRYVAEAKRQVYGVVDVDAIAGPSEVVVIADETADPVLVAADMLAQAEHDELAAAVCVTTSETLATAVAEQVSYQSATLSRREVVEAALDRFGTIVLVESLAEGIRLVNQIAPEHVEVMTAEPERVAEAIAYAGAIFIGPASAEAVGDYFAGPSHVLPTGGTARFFSPLGVYDFVRRTNVIRYTMGRLVKTADMIAALADAEGLDGHARSVRLRIERHSGPLTATTNPLSESKQNLLVIEPPPEAASEPS from the coding sequence ATGCAGATTGTTCGTCTTGATAGTGCCGAGGGCCAAGCGCGCCTCGCTGCCATACACCATCGGTACGCGGCGGTTGCCGATGCGGATGTCACGCGCACGGTAGCCGACATTCTCCGCCTCGTGCGTGAGACGGGCGACCAGGGGTTGTTTTCGTTGACGGAGAAGTTCGATGGCGTGTCACTATCGCCCCAAAATGTGCGCGTCGAACTGGCGCTACTGGAAAAGTTAGCCGAACAAGCCCCGGCGGACGCACGGACGGCCCTGCGCCTGGCCGCCGACAATATTCGTTCCTTTCACGAACTACAGCGGGAATACACGCGGGTTATGGAGCAGGCAGATGGCGTCCAGCTCATCCATCGCATACAGCCGCTCGATGCCGTAGGTATCTACGTGCCTGGCGGGCAGGCCGCCTATCCTTCGACTGTGTTGATGACGGCTATTCCGGCCCAGGTGGCCGGCGTGCCCAGGCTCGTGGCGGTGACACCGGCCAAGACGTTTTTGACCCAGCCCATACTGGCTGCGGCGCTGGTTGAGGCTGGCGTGACAGAGGTTTACACCATTGGCGGGGCACAAGCGATCGCTGCGCTAGCCTATGGCACGGAAAGCATCCCGCGTGTGGCGAAGATTGTTGGTCCAGGCAATCGCTATGTGGCCGAAGCCAAGCGGCAAGTCTATGGTGTGGTGGACGTGGACGCCATTGCCGGACCCAGCGAGGTCGTGGTGATTGCGGATGAAACGGCTGACCCGGTACTCGTCGCGGCTGATATGCTGGCGCAAGCCGAGCATGACGAACTGGCAGCAGCCGTTTGTGTCACGACCAGCGAGACACTGGCAACGGCCGTCGCCGAGCAGGTCAGCTATCAGTCGGCAACACTGTCGCGCCGGGAGGTCGTCGAAGCCGCCCTTGACCGCTTTGGCACGATTGTTCTCGTGGAATCGCTGGCGGAGGGCATTCGGCTTGTCAATCAGATCGCGCCGGAGCACGTCGAGGTCATGACCGCTGAACCGGAACGGGTTGCGGAAGCAATTGCCTATGCGGGCGCGATTTTCATTGGTCCAGCTTCGGCGGAGGCCGTTGGGGATTACTTCGCCGGTCCAAGTCATGTCTTGCCGACGGGCGGCACCGCTCGCTTTTTTTCACCGCTTGGCGTGTATGACTTCGTGCGCCGGACGAATGTCATTCGCTACACCATGGGGCGACTGGTCAAAACCGCTGATATGATTGCCGCTCTGGCGGACGCCGAGGGCCTGGATGGGCATGCCCGTTCGGTGCGCCTGCGGATTGAGCGGCACAGCGGGCCACTGACCGCAACTACCAATCCGCTCTCTGAAAGTAAGCAAAACCTCTTGGTTATTGAGCCGCCACCAGAAGCCGCCTCCGAACCGTCATGA
- the tatC gene encoding twin-arginine translocase subunit TatC — translation MADEPLTKPDQPLAEPPEDGEEAGTMGFLDHLDELRRRVFYVVAFVAAAFIVCWGFADAIYSFLSKPVADALRASRLAQVKVPSPLPSLADLPDGAQVTYVFGAGIAIEGVTIPAGTTVPARIVRDAQGRRKLETAQTLVVSQRIVPEGFTLPSAELFATAPDPLGQLVVHTVQGAFNLYIKVAFYAAIFFSIPFALYQLYAFVAPGLYRHERAYIYPVLILGTGFFLLGAAFGYYVAFPQACLFLLGTAKDFQPMIEVNEYFDLIITIVLGLGLVFELPTVVFVLARLGLVTAGFLLRIWRLAVMGILVLAAIISPTSDIPNMMIFAVPMLALYFLSVGIAYVFGRQREADEAVSATDANRELRSVS, via the coding sequence ATGGCTGATGAACCGTTGACCAAACCAGACCAACCGCTTGCCGAGCCACCGGAAGATGGCGAGGAAGCCGGGACAATGGGTTTCCTCGACCACCTGGACGAGCTGCGGCGACGGGTGTTTTACGTGGTGGCTTTTGTCGCCGCCGCTTTCATCGTTTGCTGGGGCTTTGCGGACGCGATTTACAGTTTTCTGTCCAAGCCGGTCGCGGACGCCCTCCGGGCTTCGCGCCTCGCGCAAGTCAAAGTGCCGTCACCACTGCCGAGTCTGGCCGATTTGCCAGATGGGGCGCAGGTGACCTACGTGTTTGGCGCGGGCATTGCCATTGAGGGCGTCACGATTCCCGCTGGGACGACCGTCCCAGCGCGGATCGTCCGCGACGCGCAAGGTAGGCGCAAACTGGAAACGGCGCAAACGCTGGTTGTGAGCCAGCGCATCGTGCCAGAAGGTTTTACCCTGCCTTCAGCCGAACTCTTTGCCACGGCGCCTGACCCCCTGGGGCAGTTGGTCGTGCATACGGTGCAGGGGGCTTTCAATCTCTACATCAAGGTTGCCTTCTACGCAGCGATTTTCTTTTCGATACCATTTGCCCTTTACCAGCTTTACGCCTTTGTCGCGCCGGGCCTCTATCGGCATGAACGGGCTTACATTTACCCGGTGCTGATTCTAGGAACCGGGTTTTTCCTGCTTGGCGCGGCATTTGGCTACTACGTTGCCTTTCCGCAGGCCTGTTTGTTTCTGTTGGGCACGGCGAAGGACTTCCAGCCAATGATCGAGGTGAATGAGTATTTTGACCTCATCATCACTATCGTCCTGGGCCTTGGTTTGGTTTTTGAGCTGCCGACGGTGGTCTTCGTGCTGGCGCGGCTGGGATTGGTCACGGCCGGTTTTCTGCTGCGTATTTGGCGCTTGGCGGTGATGGGTATTCTGGTGCTGGCGGCGATTATCTCGCCCACGTCGGATATTCCCAATATGATGATTTTCGCTGTGCCGATGTTGGCGTTGTATTTTTTGAGTGTTGGTATCGCCTACGTTTTCGGTCGGCAACGTGAAGCCGATGAAGCAGTATCGGCCACGGACGCCAACCGGGAACTACGTTCTGTGAGTTGA
- a CDS encoding lysophospholipid acyltransferase family protein yields the protein MTWWLATLATFVLRTLGGTIRLDTSNLRDLPDPLHGSLPPTTPIIYTFWHNQILAATLFFRQRGIVVMTSLSRDGDMIAEVIQRFGFGAARGSATRGSVAALKAMVKAIRRGADAAFTIDGPKGPRYRAKDGAAMLASLSGAPIQPVCIVTKHYWTLKTWDGFRIPKPFTVGRVFYGEPIWVRRGATDEEIAAATARLQTALDTLLRQWEAS from the coding sequence ATGACGTGGTGGTTGGCGACACTGGCAACCTTTGTCCTGCGGACGCTGGGAGGAACAATCCGGCTCGATACCTCGAACTTGCGTGATTTGCCCGACCCGCTGCATGGCTCGCTACCGCCCACGACGCCCATCATTTACACCTTCTGGCATAACCAGATTTTGGCCGCGACACTGTTTTTCCGGCAGCGCGGCATCGTCGTCATGACCTCACTCAGCCGGGATGGGGATATGATTGCCGAAGTGATTCAGCGCTTTGGGTTCGGCGCGGCACGTGGGTCGGCCACGCGGGGCAGCGTGGCGGCGCTCAAAGCCATGGTCAAGGCCATTCGGCGCGGCGCGGATGCCGCCTTCACGATTGACGGCCCAAAAGGGCCACGCTATCGCGCCAAGGATGGAGCGGCTATGCTGGCCAGCCTGAGTGGCGCGCCGATTCAGCCGGTCTGCATTGTGACCAAGCACTACTGGACGCTCAAAACCTGGGACGGTTTCCGCATCCCGAAGCCCTTCACGGTCGGTCGGGTGTTCTACGGTGAACCGATCTGGGTTCGGCGCGGCGCAACTGATGAGGAAATTGCGGCGGCAACCGCTCGGTTGCAAACGGCGCTCGATACCCTGCTGAGGCAGTGGGAAGCGTCGTAA
- a CDS encoding twin-arginine translocase TatA/TatE family subunit produces the protein MFGIGTPELIFIFLIGFFIFGPRQLPEIGRRLGEIMAQLRRAADDFKQTWEAEVESERTRLTKDLASVSVELEPASPNVLAPDVQPAEGAFARTPGQLSGEASEPSPMPATEALDADALDADVSRLDGASTPPEPNAILPTGPVAELARPVRPVAPAVEFVGYEG, from the coding sequence ATGTTTGGAATCGGCACGCCAGAACTCATTTTTATTTTTCTCATCGGGTTCTTCATCTTTGGACCCCGCCAGCTTCCAGAAATCGGCCGTCGTCTGGGAGAAATCATGGCGCAGTTGCGGCGAGCCGCCGATGACTTCAAGCAAACTTGGGAAGCTGAAGTCGAAAGCGAGCGAACACGCCTGACCAAAGACCTTGCATCCGTTTCAGTTGAACTTGAGCCGGCCTCACCGAATGTGCTTGCGCCAGATGTCCAGCCGGCCGAGGGGGCCTTTGCCCGAACGCCAGGCCAGTTGTCAGGCGAGGCGTCTGAGCCGTCGCCGATGCCAGCTACGGAGGCTCTGGATGCCGACGCTCTGGATGCGGATGTGAGCCGCTTGGATGGCGCGAGCACCCCACCTGAGCCGAATGCGATTCTGCCGACCGGTCCAGTTGCCGAACTCGCCCGACCGGTGCGCCCGGTTGCTCCGGCGGTCGAATTCGTCGGATATGAGGGCTGA